A region of Chloroflexota bacterium DNA encodes the following proteins:
- a CDS encoding 50S ribosomal protein L9: MKILLLQDVYKLGRAGDVKKVANGYGRNYLIPHGLAVLATPGALKMVDNIRVEADKQRSVLNEELGGLAEQMQAVVLTFPVRASETGRLYGSVNTRMIAEALSQEVGVEISHSQIDAQPLRTIGSHSIEVRLTVDLIPAIEVIVHREGESPEAAVAEAEAREELTYEDEAAEVVYLDEVEPDEVESDEGVDDDSPPSVDDILDQL, translated from the coding sequence ATGAAAATATTACTTTTGCAAGATGTGTACAAACTTGGCCGTGCCGGTGACGTTAAAAAAGTTGCCAATGGATACGGCCGTAATTATTTAATCCCCCATGGACTGGCTGTGCTGGCTACCCCCGGTGCGCTGAAAATGGTGGATAATATCCGTGTCGAAGCTGATAAGCAACGCTCGGTACTCAACGAAGAACTGGGTGGCCTTGCCGAACAGATGCAAGCAGTGGTTCTGACCTTCCCGGTGCGCGCCAGTGAAACTGGCCGTCTGTATGGCTCCGTCAATACGCGTATGATCGCTGAAGCGCTTTCTCAGGAAGTGGGTGTGGAAATCAGCCATAGCCAGATTGATGCTCAGCCTTTGCGCACGATTGGCTCCCACAGCATTGAAGTTCGTCTGACTGTCGACCTGATCCCCGCCATTGAGGTGATTGTCCATCGCGAAGGTGAAAGCCCCGAAGCCGCGGTTGCGGAAGCTGAAGCCAGGGAAGAACTCACCTATGAGGACGAAGCTGCCGAAGTCGTCTATCTCGATGAAGTGGAACCTGATGAAGTGGAATCGGATGAAGGCGTCGATGACGATTCCCCGCCCAGCGTGGATGATATTCTCGATCAGCTCTAA
- the tsaA gene encoding tRNA (N6-threonylcarbamoyladenosine(37)-N6)-methyltransferase TrmO, with the protein MTITYIPIGIIHSPFTEIEGMPIQPTGAQGIRGEVEVYPEFQSGLADLDGFSHIILLYHLHRSQGFGLRVTPFLDDQPRGLFATRAPRRPNPIGLSIVRLVKSQENILHIENVDILDGTPLLDIKPYIPAFEPDETVRTGWMSKPRNTVAEKRSDERFR; encoded by the coding sequence ATGACAATCACTTACATCCCTATCGGCATCATCCATAGCCCATTTACCGAAATCGAGGGCATGCCCATCCAACCCACTGGAGCACAAGGTATCCGCGGGGAAGTGGAGGTGTATCCTGAATTCCAGTCCGGGTTGGCCGATCTGGATGGATTTTCGCATATCATCTTGTTGTATCATTTGCATCGTTCGCAGGGCTTCGGGCTGCGCGTCACGCCCTTTCTCGATGATCAGCCCCGGGGCCTGTTCGCCACGCGTGCCCCTCGGCGGCCAAATCCCATCGGGTTATCCATCGTCCGATTGGTTAAATCCCAAGAAAATATTTTACACATCGAAAATGTAGATATTCTCGACGGCACGCCCCTACTCGATATCAAGCCCTATATTCCTGCCTTTGAACCTGATGAAACCGTGCGCACCGGCTGGATGAGCAAGCCTAGAAATACGGTTGCTGAGAAACGCTCGGACGAACGCTTCCGTTGA
- a CDS encoding TGS domain-containing protein: MPTNLPPDYAKAEKQFRAATTNHERIAWLEEMYSIVPKHKGTDHLRADLRRKLSKLRTASEGGQGAARQSSAYHIDSEGAGQVVVLGPANAGKSALVAALTNANPEVAAYPFSTWVPTPGMWQIENIQVQLLDTPPLDADFVDPELFNLIHRADLALLIVDLLADPIGQIEDTLALLAERRIVPEYLRDQYEDELRMKIMPIIGVVNKTDTDAQDKDFEVLCELLEGEECPLIPISVMQARNFGRLAQVVYRNLGIIRVYSRPPGADPNFNLPFVLLHGSTVEDFAEKVHQDFKENLKSARVWGSTAFEGQMVSREYVLAEGDVVELKTDR, from the coding sequence ATGCCTACCAATCTCCCTCCCGACTACGCCAAAGCCGAGAAACAATTCCGCGCGGCAACTACCAACCACGAGCGCATCGCCTGGCTGGAAGAGATGTACAGCATTGTGCCCAAGCATAAGGGCACCGATCATCTGCGGGCTGATCTGCGGCGCAAGCTCTCGAAATTGAGGACGGCCTCCGAAGGGGGCCAAGGCGCGGCGCGGCAAAGTTCTGCATATCATATCGATTCGGAGGGGGCGGGACAAGTGGTGGTGTTGGGACCTGCCAACGCAGGGAAATCTGCCCTGGTGGCAGCGCTGACCAATGCCAACCCCGAGGTGGCAGCCTACCCCTTCAGCACCTGGGTGCCCACCCCGGGGATGTGGCAAATCGAGAATATCCAGGTGCAACTCCTCGACACTCCGCCCCTGGATGCCGATTTTGTAGACCCCGAACTCTTCAATCTCATCCACCGCGCCGACTTGGCCTTATTGATTGTCGATTTGCTGGCTGACCCCATCGGCCAGATCGAAGATACCCTGGCCTTGCTGGCCGAGCGTCGTATTGTGCCCGAATATTTGCGCGATCAGTATGAAGACGAATTGCGCATGAAGATCATGCCAATCATCGGTGTGGTCAATAAAACCGATACCGACGCGCAAGACAAAGACTTTGAAGTCTTGTGTGAACTGCTTGAAGGAGAGGAATGCCCGTTGATTCCCATCTCGGTGATGCAAGCGCGCAATTTTGGTCGTTTGGCACAGGTGGTTTACAGAAATTTGGGTATTATACGCGTTTACTCGCGCCCTCCCGGAGCTGACCCCAACTTCAACTTGCCCTTTGTGCTCCTACACGGCAGCACCGTGGAAGATTTTGCCGAAAAAGTGCATCAGGACTTTAAAGAGAATCTCAAATCAGCGCGTGTGTGGGGCAGCACAGCCTTTGAGGGGCAAATGGTCAGCCGCGAGTATGTGCTCGCTGAAGGCGACGTAGTAGAGCTTAAAACAGACCGGTGA
- a CDS encoding glycine C-acetyltransferase: MTDKLTWIDEELQNLHNAGLYNNIRTLSSPQGAWLVVDGKKALNFCSNNYLGLANHPRLVAAAKKAMDKYGVGPGAVRTIAGTMDMHVKLDQRLAEFKGVDAAITFQSGFTANLAVIPALVGKEDAIFSDALNHASIIDGCRLSRAKIIAFEHANAADLEVQLKAHRANFRRALVVTDGVFSMDGDLAPLDEIYAVTQNYEAILMVDDAHGEGVVGKGGRGIVDHFNLHGKVDVEVGTMSKAFGVMGGVVAGNAKVVEWLRQRGRPFLFSSAMTIPDVAACLEAVDMLEESTELVDKLWDNANYFKTEMNTLGFDTGQSVTPITPVMLGEAPLAQEFSRKLFEAGVFGMALGFPTVPRGKARIRVMISAAHEKEDLDLGLEAFLRVGRQLGVIA; encoded by the coding sequence ATGACCGACAAATTGACCTGGATTGACGAAGAACTACAAAACCTGCACAACGCCGGGCTTTACAACAATATCCGCACGCTGAGTTCGCCACAAGGCGCCTGGCTGGTAGTGGATGGCAAAAAGGCGCTCAATTTTTGCTCCAACAACTACCTGGGGTTAGCCAATCATCCCCGGCTGGTGGCAGCGGCTAAAAAGGCAATGGATAAATATGGCGTCGGTCCCGGCGCGGTACGCACCATTGCCGGGACAATGGATATGCATGTCAAACTGGATCAACGCCTGGCTGAGTTCAAGGGTGTTGATGCGGCCATCACCTTCCAATCGGGCTTCACCGCCAATCTGGCTGTCATCCCCGCGCTGGTGGGTAAAGAAGATGCCATTTTCTCCGACGCGCTCAACCATGCCAGCATCATCGATGGTTGCCGCCTGTCGCGGGCCAAGATTATTGCCTTCGAACATGCTAATGCGGCCGATCTTGAAGTGCAACTCAAGGCGCATCGAGCAAATTTCCGGCGGGCGCTGGTGGTCACAGATGGCGTCTTCAGCATGGATGGCGATCTGGCCCCGTTGGATGAAATCTATGCCGTGACTCAGAATTATGAGGCTATCCTGATGGTTGATGATGCCCACGGCGAGGGCGTAGTTGGCAAAGGTGGCCGCGGTATCGTCGATCACTTCAATTTGCATGGCAAAGTCGATGTTGAAGTTGGCACCATGTCAAAAGCCTTTGGTGTGATGGGCGGCGTGGTGGCCGGTAACGCCAAGGTGGTCGAGTGGCTCAGGCAGCGCGGACGGCCTTTTTTGTTCTCGTCGGCGATGACGATCCCCGATGTGGCGGCCTGCCTCGAAGCTGTGGACATGCTCGAAGAATCCACCGAGCTGGTTGATAAACTTTGGGATAATGCCAACTATTTCAAGACCGAAATGAACACCCTGGGCTTCGATACCGGCCAAAGCGTCACCCCGATCACGCCCGTGATGCTCGGTGAAGCGCCACTGGCGCAGGAATTCAGCCGCAAACTTTTCGAAGCGGGCGTATTTGGCATGGCGCTGGGCTTCCCCACCGTGCCGCGCGGCAAAGCCCGCATCCGGGTGATGATCTCCGCGGCGCACGAGAAGGAAGACCTTGATCTAGGGCTGGAGGCCTTCTTGCGTGTTGGCCGCCAGCTTGGTGTGATTGCGTAG
- a CDS encoding GIY-YIG nuclease family protein: MNEAYCYIVECSDGTLYTGWTTDPQRRLAAHNAGRGARYTKTRRPVQLVYVEPQTNRSAALQRERAIKKLPRAKKQQLIFYAKAQGSKDAEKKR, encoded by the coding sequence TTGAACGAAGCCTACTGTTATATCGTTGAATGCAGTGATGGCACGCTCTACACCGGCTGGACGACCGATCCACAGCGCCGTTTGGCCGCGCATAACGCCGGACGCGGGGCGCGTTACACGAAAACGCGGCGTCCAGTGCAACTTGTGTATGTAGAGCCGCAGACCAATCGCTCCGCGGCCCTCCAGCGCGAACGTGCTATCAAAAAATTACCGCGGGCAAAAAAACAACAACTTATTTTCTACGCAAAGGCGCAAGGGAGCAAAGACGCAGAGAAAAAAAGATAA
- a CDS encoding prephenate dehydrogenase, with the protein MKLKLAIIGLGQIGASLGMALGEGQNPVRRVGFDINLKIATQAKKHNAVDETVRYAEDAVADADAVIIALPLDAVCEMIELVAPAMKSGAILMDTAPVKSRIAEWVAAALPENCAYVGLTPSVAQQYLLSDQKGIEAARADLFRGGIIAISTSPQSNSKAIKLAADLVRLIEATPLFADIVELDGIMTATHVMPQFLGAALLNATVDQPGWREARKLAGRAYAEVSGPIAHFGDSASLTSIARLNQENTLRMLGSVIAALQALREDIQHDDYDALAERLERAYAGREQWWQERLEADWSAEDRPQLETPVAKSVFSDLLRFGGKPPRREE; encoded by the coding sequence ATGAAATTAAAACTGGCAATTATTGGTCTGGGACAGATCGGTGCATCGCTGGGCATGGCGCTGGGCGAAGGCCAGAATCCTGTTCGGCGCGTTGGTTTTGACATTAACCTGAAAATAGCGACTCAGGCCAAAAAACATAACGCCGTAGACGAAACCGTGCGCTATGCAGAAGATGCCGTTGCCGATGCCGACGCGGTGATTATCGCGCTGCCGCTTGATGCGGTCTGCGAGATGATTGAGTTAGTCGCCCCGGCAATGAAGAGCGGAGCCATCTTGATGGACACAGCCCCGGTGAAATCGCGCATCGCCGAGTGGGTGGCCGCGGCATTACCGGAAAATTGTGCCTATGTAGGCCTGACCCCTTCGGTAGCCCAACAGTATTTACTCAGCGACCAAAAGGGGATTGAAGCCGCCCGTGCCGATCTTTTCCGCGGTGGCATTATTGCTATTTCTACCTCGCCACAGAGTAATTCAAAAGCCATCAAACTGGCTGCCGATCTTGTGCGCCTGATAGAGGCTACGCCACTATTTGCCGACATCGTCGAACTAGACGGTATTATGACCGCTACACATGTGATGCCCCAATTTTTGGGCGCGGCGCTGCTCAACGCCACTGTCGATCAGCCGGGGTGGCGCGAAGCTCGCAAACTGGCCGGGCGCGCCTACGCCGAAGTATCTGGCCCGATTGCCCATTTTGGCGATTCGGCCTCACTCACCAGCATCGCCAGACTCAACCAGGAAAATACATTGCGGATGTTAGGCAGCGTTATCGCTGCGTTACAGGCGCTGCGTGAAGATATTCAGCATGACGATTACGATGCTCTCGCCGAACGCCTGGAACGTGCCTACGCAGGGCGTGAGCAGTGGTGGCAAGAGCGCCTGGAAGCCGATTGGAGCGCTGAAGACCGTCCCCAACTTGAAACACCCGTTGCCAAAAGTGTCTTTAGCGATTTACTGCGTTTTGGCGGCAAACCACCCCGCCGCGAAGAGTAA
- a CDS encoding HD domain-containing protein, which translates to MNGIRYRTRQFWFAFSAAPLTQHQKQSASELLTPAQMTLFSRLQASEQRHSLRVLQTLQQEGHTNPDLLIAALLHDIGKIRYPLCLWERVFVVLGKWFFPRQSQAWGVNPPRGLARPFVVAAQHPGWGADLAQEAGTTPGAVTLIRCHQEEISTHNPHSPEDRLLKLLQAADDRH; encoded by the coding sequence ATGAACGGCATTCGCTATCGAACGCGCCAATTCTGGTTTGCGTTCAGCGCCGCCCCCCTTACCCAACACCAAAAACAAAGCGCATCCGAGTTGTTGACTCCCGCGCAAATGACGTTATTTTCCCGCTTGCAGGCCAGCGAACAGCGTCATAGCTTGCGCGTATTACAAACACTCCAGCAGGAGGGCCATACCAACCCCGATCTGCTGATTGCCGCCCTGCTGCATGATATTGGCAAAATCCGCTACCCGCTGTGCCTATGGGAGCGGGTTTTTGTTGTTTTGGGGAAGTGGTTTTTCCCGCGGCAGAGTCAGGCTTGGGGAGTGAATCCACCCCGAGGGTTGGCACGCCCCTTCGTGGTGGCTGCGCAGCATCCTGGTTGGGGGGCTGATCTTGCGCAAGAGGCAGGCACCACCCCCGGAGCAGTGACGCTCATCCGCTGTCATCAAGAAGAAATATCCACACATAACCCACACTCACCGGAAGACCGTCTGCTGAAATTACTGCAAGCTGCAGATGATCGCCATTAG
- a CDS encoding site-2 protease family protein, which produces MLDLDLTTLISRLIVLATAFSVHEFAHAWTANYFGDDTPRLNGRLTLNPAAHLDPLGSLMLIVAGFGWAKPVQVNPYALQRRSPAALMWVALAGPMSNLLMAIVAALPLRLGLNAAYAVYPGNFALATVSELLYDFVFINLLLMLFNLLPISPLDGDKIADYLLPPAGKDVLAKMRPYGPMILMLVIVGGPYIGIDLFQWIIFPPLRFLYRLLVGF; this is translated from the coding sequence ATGCTAGATTTAGACCTGACAACCCTGATCTCACGCCTGATTGTTTTAGCAACCGCTTTTTCGGTGCACGAATTCGCCCACGCCTGGACAGCAAATTATTTTGGCGATGATACCCCGCGTCTCAACGGAAGGCTGACCCTCAACCCGGCGGCGCATCTCGATCCGTTAGGATCGCTGATGCTGATTGTGGCCGGATTTGGCTGGGCAAAACCCGTGCAGGTAAACCCCTATGCGTTACAGCGTCGCTCACCTGCCGCGCTGATGTGGGTGGCGCTGGCTGGGCCGATGTCGAACTTGCTTATGGCGATTGTCGCCGCGCTCCCCTTACGCCTGGGGTTGAACGCTGCCTATGCCGTATATCCTGGCAATTTTGCGCTTGCCACGGTATCCGAGTTGTTATACGATTTCGTCTTCATCAATCTATTATTGATGCTCTTCAATCTGCTGCCCATTTCACCATTGGATGGCGATAAAATTGCCGATTATCTACTGCCGCCCGCCGGAAAAGATGTTTTAGCAAAGATGCGCCCCTATGGCCCCATGATCTTGATGCTGGTCATCGTCGGCGGCCCGTATATCGGTATTGATCTATTTCAGTGGATCATCTTCCCCCCGCTCCGGTTCTTGTACAGGCTTCTGGTAGGCTTCTAA